From one Pseudactinotalea sp. HY158 genomic stretch:
- a CDS encoding beta-galactosidase, whose amino-acid sequence MSLLHPSGARPGRSWAWATRPLAGLGAAALLAAGVVTGADPARADSAPAEVGPADSAAAAIPGSQIFPGNDGRPHEVTFDSHSFMVDGERLNVWSGEFHYWRLPSPEHWRDLFQKVRANGFNAVSLYFFWGYHQTTSGGEFDFSGVKDIDRLLSMAAEEGLYVIARPGPYVNAEISMGGLPAYLTNTPNDGGNPGLRTNANLEDSLDWIEAFDEIAATHQVTDGGGSILLYQVENEMLDENPKRVEFMAELTKQVRADGITVPVFHNDYGMGGRYNPAKPGAAQDMGLDFYAYDNYPLGFTCSAGRRGLSDFEAGLRTITTEGPNFITEAQGGAFTPWGADFTFDRCYEFTDPSFVRQYGVNNIANGVTAFNYYMAFGGTNWGWTGSPSSGYTSYDYGAALTEDRQLTDKFTAQRELGYFIEAVPQLTSMSPAADPAVDVAAGAPVNAYERRATEDLDTSVTGLGTQFLGFRLNDSNNTTETTFTTSIDLNEGERAGSTEVVNDADPRVVYTGTWSHDAGKDWTSGSVEGDESYGMAGDAAAELTFTGSKIALISSRSNNHGYADVFIDGDLVGETNTCIASNDYTSEYQVTSFVSDELDPRVEHTIKVVSRGEIGCPDGNVEPGINISVDAFEITPAKFTVDDTQADILEYSGDGWESADCETKNWACGNHLGTETFSDVTGDYVEYSFTGTGIQVIAPQSINHGYGEVSIDGEVVDRTNTFNGPQNASKQVVAFERAGLSEGEHTIRITVTGEKDPGSQGTFVSIDAFNVLTGDEESEAPGAGEAPYFERIPQQEGTHLTLHGRDALAMVADYRVGEHELYYTTSQPVGNIPTAGGRLLTLDGYAGDDGETVLHYAARPEVTTLEGGEPQVTWNEADGTLRLNYTHAAALYRIAAEGTDEPLLLRVTDRDEMGGMWQVSGARGDGNATVEVFGAHLVRTVTFDGEVAHLTGSMTAAGDVEVYVPEGITSVTWNGAELAGAGAGEGGALTGGVPGPEPVDTPVLETWRVAEENPEATVAFDDSDWVIADAAAPLNPQQGPGPDTGVVLDSNFYHFFEGDVWYRAHYTAGTSETITLNGNGATGGPGHGRNSASMLVWINGEYAGAAMAEGRDKTFDVPDGAVTPGEDVVVSVLVRNQGQNLDWSDNGLSKQNRGLWNARLNNDGPVTWKIQGARDVDDPIDSARTLYNNGGLYGERAGWYLPGYDDEAWAQTTTLHASKPGVAWYRTSFELDVPAGQDTSFALDVNATDFGPTFAQRTDASRTVMFVNGWNIGTWVGYVGPQSRFTIPSGFLDMTGENEIAIAVTAEATGAGPDSIDLVQVGNMTGGMPAVENAAPELAAYELAADLTADDRTATARVSGSLIVPELAGDALTGVVVDWGDGTESETLAPESFAAVHDYTADGDYTVTATATELVGGAHLAQRTFTVIVEDGRIVVGDGGTDSGGDTDAGGDSDSGGDTDAGGDTDAGGDTDAGGDTDAGGDTDAGGDTDSGGDTDAGGDTDGSDGSDGSDADSSAGSDGSDGSDGSDAGSTGGSDGSDGSDAGSTGGSDGSDGSAGSDAGSSGGADGSDTGSSGGADGSDAGSSGGSDAGSSGSADGPGGSGGLPSTGVGLGALGLMAGLLAAGLLLVQRRRTRIARD is encoded by the coding sequence ATGTCACTCCTCCACCCATCAGGTGCCCGTCCGGGCCGCTCGTGGGCGTGGGCCACGCGCCCGCTCGCCGGGCTCGGTGCGGCCGCCCTGCTCGCCGCCGGTGTCGTGACCGGCGCCGATCCCGCTCGGGCCGACTCCGCACCGGCCGAGGTCGGACCGGCCGACTCCGCGGCCGCGGCGATCCCGGGCTCCCAGATCTTCCCGGGCAACGACGGCCGGCCCCACGAGGTCACGTTCGACTCCCACTCCTTCATGGTCGACGGCGAACGCCTGAACGTCTGGTCCGGAGAGTTCCACTACTGGCGACTGCCGAGCCCGGAGCACTGGCGTGACCTCTTCCAGAAGGTCCGCGCGAACGGCTTCAACGCGGTCTCCCTCTACTTCTTCTGGGGATACCACCAGACCACCTCCGGCGGGGAGTTCGACTTCTCCGGCGTCAAGGACATCGACCGACTCCTCTCGATGGCGGCCGAGGAGGGTCTGTACGTCATCGCGCGCCCCGGCCCCTACGTCAACGCGGAGATCTCGATGGGCGGCCTGCCGGCCTATCTGACGAACACCCCGAACGACGGCGGCAACCCCGGACTGCGCACGAACGCGAACCTCGAGGACTCCCTCGACTGGATCGAGGCCTTCGACGAGATCGCCGCGACCCACCAGGTGACCGACGGCGGCGGCTCGATCCTGCTGTATCAGGTCGAGAACGAGATGCTCGACGAGAATCCCAAGCGCGTGGAGTTCATGGCCGAGCTCACGAAGCAGGTCCGCGCCGACGGCATCACCGTGCCCGTCTTCCACAACGACTACGGCATGGGCGGGCGGTACAACCCCGCCAAGCCGGGCGCGGCCCAGGACATGGGCCTGGACTTCTACGCCTACGACAACTACCCGCTGGGCTTCACCTGCTCGGCCGGACGACGCGGCCTGTCCGACTTCGAGGCCGGGCTGCGCACCATCACGACCGAGGGGCCGAACTTCATCACCGAGGCCCAGGGCGGCGCGTTCACCCCGTGGGGAGCGGACTTCACCTTCGACCGGTGCTACGAGTTCACCGACCCGAGCTTCGTGCGCCAGTACGGCGTGAACAACATCGCCAACGGCGTCACCGCGTTCAACTACTACATGGCCTTCGGCGGCACGAACTGGGGCTGGACCGGTTCCCCGTCGTCGGGATACACCTCCTACGACTACGGCGCGGCGCTGACCGAGGACCGCCAGCTCACCGACAAGTTCACCGCCCAGCGCGAGCTCGGCTACTTCATCGAGGCCGTGCCGCAGCTCACGTCGATGAGCCCGGCGGCCGACCCGGCGGTGGACGTCGCCGCCGGTGCCCCGGTGAACGCCTACGAGCGCCGGGCCACCGAGGACCTCGACACCTCGGTCACCGGCCTGGGCACCCAGTTCCTCGGCTTCCGCCTGAACGACTCGAACAACACGACCGAGACGACCTTCACCACCTCGATCGACCTGAACGAGGGCGAGCGGGCGGGCTCGACCGAGGTCGTCAACGACGCCGATCCCCGCGTGGTCTACACCGGCACGTGGTCCCACGATGCCGGGAAGGACTGGACCTCCGGATCGGTCGAGGGCGACGAGTCCTACGGCATGGCCGGGGACGCCGCGGCCGAGCTGACGTTCACGGGCTCGAAGATCGCGCTCATCTCCTCGAGGTCGAACAACCACGGCTACGCCGACGTCTTCATCGACGGCGACCTGGTGGGCGAGACGAACACGTGCATCGCCTCGAACGACTACACGTCCGAGTACCAGGTCACCTCGTTCGTCTCCGACGAGCTCGATCCCCGCGTCGAACACACGATCAAGGTGGTCTCCCGCGGCGAGATCGGCTGCCCCGACGGCAACGTCGAGCCCGGCATCAACATCTCCGTCGACGCGTTCGAGATCACCCCCGCGAAGTTCACGGTCGACGACACCCAGGCGGACATCCTCGAGTACTCGGGAGACGGCTGGGAGAGCGCCGACTGCGAGACGAAGAACTGGGCCTGCGGGAACCACCTCGGCACCGAGACGTTCTCGGACGTCACCGGGGACTACGTCGAGTACTCGTTCACGGGAACGGGCATCCAGGTCATCGCGCCGCAGTCGATCAACCACGGCTACGGCGAGGTCTCGATCGACGGCGAGGTCGTGGACAGGACGAACACGTTCAACGGCCCCCAGAACGCCTCCAAGCAGGTCGTCGCCTTCGAGCGCGCCGGCCTGAGCGAGGGCGAGCACACGATCCGGATCACCGTGACCGGGGAGAAGGACCCCGGCTCGCAGGGCACGTTCGTCTCGATCGACGCGTTCAACGTGCTCACCGGCGACGAGGAGTCCGAGGCCCCCGGTGCCGGCGAGGCCCCCTACTTCGAGCGGATCCCGCAGCAGGAGGGCACCCACCTCACCCTGCACGGGCGCGACGCCCTGGCGATGGTCGCCGACTACCGCGTCGGCGAGCACGAGCTCTACTACACGACCTCCCAGCCGGTCGGGAACATCCCGACGGCCGGCGGCCGCCTGCTCACCCTCGACGGCTACGCCGGCGACGACGGCGAGACCGTGCTCCACTACGCCGCCCGACCCGAGGTCACCACCCTCGAGGGCGGTGAGCCCCAGGTCACCTGGAACGAGGCCGACGGCACCCTCCGGCTCAACTACACCCACGCCGCGGCGCTCTATCGGATCGCGGCCGAGGGCACGGACGAACCGCTGCTGCTGCGCGTGACCGACCGCGACGAGATGGGCGGCATGTGGCAGGTCTCGGGAGCCCGCGGCGACGGCAACGCCACGGTGGAGGTGTTCGGCGCGCACCTCGTGCGCACGGTCACCTTCGACGGGGAGGTCGCGCATCTGACCGGCTCGATGACCGCTGCCGGCGACGTGGAGGTCTACGTGCCCGAGGGGATCACCTCGGTCACGTGGAACGGCGCGGAACTCGCCGGCGCCGGCGCGGGCGAGGGCGGCGCGCTCACCGGCGGGGTGCCCGGGCCCGAGCCCGTCGACACCCCCGTGCTCGAGACCTGGCGCGTCGCCGAGGAGAATCCCGAGGCGACCGTCGCATTCGACGACTCGGACTGGGTCATCGCCGACGCCGCCGCGCCCCTCAACCCCCAGCAGGGTCCCGGACCCGACACGGGGGTGGTGCTCGACTCGAATTTCTACCACTTCTTCGAGGGCGACGTCTGGTACCGGGCGCACTACACCGCCGGCACGTCGGAGACGATCACGCTCAACGGGAACGGTGCCACGGGCGGGCCCGGTCACGGGCGCAACTCCGCCTCCATGCTCGTGTGGATCAACGGCGAGTACGCCGGTGCGGCCATGGCCGAGGGCCGGGACAAGACCTTCGACGTTCCCGACGGGGCGGTCACCCCGGGCGAGGACGTGGTGGTCTCGGTGCTCGTGCGCAACCAGGGCCAGAACCTGGACTGGAGTGACAACGGCCTCTCCAAGCAGAACCGCGGGCTCTGGAACGCGCGCCTGAACAACGACGGACCGGTCACCTGGAAGATCCAGGGGGCCCGCGACGTCGACGATCCGATCGACAGCGCGCGCACGCTGTACAACAACGGCGGCCTCTACGGCGAGCGGGCGGGCTGGTACCTGCCCGGGTACGACGACGAGGCGTGGGCGCAGACCACGACGCTGCACGCGAGCAAGCCGGGCGTGGCCTGGTATCGGACCTCCTTCGAGCTCGACGTGCCGGCCGGGCAGGACACCTCCTTCGCCCTCGATGTGAACGCCACCGACTTCGGTCCGACGTTCGCCCAGCGCACCGACGCTTCGCGCACGGTCATGTTCGTCAACGGCTGGAACATCGGCACGTGGGTGGGCTACGTGGGCCCGCAGTCCCGGTTCACCATCCCCTCCGGATTCCTCGACATGACCGGGGAGAATGAGATCGCCATCGCCGTCACGGCGGAGGCCACCGGGGCCGGTCCGGACTCGATCGACCTCGTACAGGTCGGGAACATGACCGGCGGGATGCCGGCGGTCGAGAACGCGGCGCCCGAACTCGCGGCCTACGAGCTCGCAGCCGACCTCACCGCCGACGACCGGACGGCGACCGCCCGGGTGAGCGGATCCCTGATCGTTCCCGAACTCGCCGGCGACGCGCTCACGGGCGTCGTGGTCGACTGGGGCGACGGCACCGAGTCCGAGACGCTCGCGCCCGAGTCCTTCGCCGCCGTCCACGACTACACCGCCGACGGCGACTACACGGTCACCGCCACGGCCACAGAACTCGTCGGCGGGGCGCACCTCGCCCAGCGCACCTTCACGGTGATCGTGGAGGACGGGCGGATCGTCGTCGGCGACGGCGGCACCGACTCGGGTGGTGACACGGACGCCGGCGGTGACAGCGACTCGGGTGGTGACACGGACGCCGGTGGTGACACGGACGCCGGTGGTGACACGGACGCCGGTGGTGACACGGACGCCGGTGGTGACACGGACGCGGGCGGTGACACCGACTCGGGTGGTGACACGGACGCCGGTGGTGACACCGACGGTTCGGATGGCTCGGACGGTTCCGACGCGGATAGTTCGGCTGGTTCCGACGGGTCGGACGGCTCCGATGGCTCCGACGCCGGCAGCACGGGTGGGTCCGACGGCTCTGATGGTTCCGACGCCGGCAGCACGGGTGGGTCCGACGGTTCGGACGGCTCCGCTGGTTCCGACGCCGGCAGCTCTGGCGGGGCCGATGGTTCCGACACCGGCAGCTCTGGCGGGGCCGATGGTTCCGACGCGGGCAGCTCTGGCGGTTCCGACGCGGGCAGCTCTGGCAGCGCGGACGGGCCGGGTGGTTCCGGCGGCCTGCCCTCGACCGGGGTCGGGCTTGGCGCGCTCGGCCTCATGGCGGGACTGCTCGCGGCCGGCCTCCTGCTCGTGCAGCGACGCCGGACCCGGATCGCCCGCGACTGA
- a CDS encoding aconitate hydratase encodes MTNVARQLIESHLLSGEMTPGQEIGLRIDQTLTQDATGTLVMLELEAMGLDRARTEVSVQYVDHNLLQTDAKNAEDHLFLRSAARRWGLWFSQAGNGVSHPAHMQHFGRPGATMVGSDSHTPAAGSLGMLAIGVGGLEVAMAIAGEPLYLVMPEIWGVRLTGELPPWVSAKDVILEMLRRDGVSGGRNRIIEYHGPGLSQLSAMDRHVIANMGAELGATTTVFPADEAVRSFLRAHGREDDFTELLATDADDPATWDRTDEIDLGTLEPLVAAPSSPGNVQTVRAAAGREISQVVVGSSANPGLRDFGMVAAMLAGRRTAPGLSFDVNPTSRNMLQDLTRMGATFDLIGAGARLHQAGCMGCIGMGQAPATGTNSLRTMPRNFPGRSGTSDDSVWLCSPETAAASGLTGVITDPRDWAETAGMAYPTIELPDRATVNRAMLEEPLPPAEAAAIELVKGENIATLPDLTPMPHHLAGPVMIKLGDDVSTDEISPAGARALPFRSNIPKLADFVFDAIDPDYSVRAAAHDGPHVIVGGENYGQGSSREHAAIAPYYLGLRLVLAKSFARIHWQNLVNFGILPLEFTDPGDYDSVAAGDELRLSDVPDTLGGHHELTVHNATRDEDYPARHRLSARQVEMVLAGGLIPLLRTT; translated from the coding sequence ATGACGAACGTGGCACGCCAGCTCATCGAGTCCCACCTGCTCTCGGGTGAGATGACGCCCGGGCAGGAGATCGGACTGCGCATCGACCAGACCCTCACGCAGGATGCCACCGGCACCCTCGTGATGCTCGAACTCGAGGCGATGGGGCTCGATCGAGCGCGCACCGAGGTATCCGTGCAGTACGTCGACCACAACCTGTTGCAGACCGACGCCAAGAACGCCGAGGACCACCTGTTCCTGCGCTCGGCCGCCCGCCGGTGGGGCCTGTGGTTCTCCCAGGCGGGCAACGGAGTCTCGCATCCGGCGCACATGCAGCACTTCGGACGCCCGGGGGCGACCATGGTGGGCTCCGACTCGCACACCCCGGCCGCCGGGTCGCTGGGCATGCTGGCCATCGGGGTCGGGGGCCTCGAGGTGGCGATGGCGATCGCGGGCGAGCCGCTGTACCTCGTCATGCCCGAGATCTGGGGCGTGCGCCTCACCGGAGAACTCCCGCCGTGGGTCAGCGCCAAGGACGTCATCCTGGAGATGCTGCGACGCGACGGCGTCTCCGGCGGGAGGAACCGCATCATCGAGTACCACGGCCCGGGTCTGTCGCAGTTGAGCGCGATGGACCGCCACGTCATCGCCAACATGGGGGCCGAACTCGGCGCCACCACGACGGTCTTCCCGGCGGACGAGGCCGTGCGATCGTTCCTGCGCGCCCACGGCCGCGAGGACGACTTCACCGAGCTCCTCGCCACCGACGCCGACGATCCGGCCACGTGGGACCGCACCGACGAGATCGATCTGGGCACCCTCGAACCGCTCGTGGCCGCGCCGTCCTCACCGGGCAACGTGCAGACCGTGCGGGCGGCCGCCGGGCGAGAGATCTCCCAGGTCGTCGTGGGATCCTCGGCCAATCCCGGCCTGCGCGACTTCGGGATGGTCGCGGCGATGCTCGCCGGCCGGCGCACCGCGCCCGGGCTGAGCTTCGACGTCAATCCGACCTCCCGGAACATGCTGCAGGACCTCACCCGGATGGGGGCCACCTTCGACCTCATCGGCGCCGGCGCCCGCCTCCATCAGGCCGGCTGCATGGGCTGCATCGGGATGGGCCAGGCCCCCGCGACCGGCACGAACTCGCTGCGGACGATGCCGCGCAACTTCCCCGGCCGGTCCGGCACGAGCGACGACTCGGTCTGGCTCTGCTCCCCGGAGACGGCCGCCGCCTCCGGCCTGACCGGCGTCATCACCGACCCGCGCGACTGGGCCGAGACGGCCGGAATGGCCTACCCGACCATCGAGCTGCCCGATCGCGCCACGGTCAACCGCGCGATGCTCGAGGAGCCGCTGCCACCCGCGGAGGCGGCGGCGATCGAGCTGGTCAAGGGCGAGAACATCGCGACGCTGCCCGACCTCACACCGATGCCGCATCACCTGGCCGGCCCGGTGATGATCAAGCTCGGCGACGACGTCTCGACCGACGAGATCAGTCCGGCCGGGGCCCGGGCGCTCCCGTTCCGCTCGAATATCCCCAAGCTCGCGGACTTCGTGTTCGACGCGATCGATCCCGACTACTCGGTGCGGGCCGCCGCGCACGACGGCCCGCACGTGATCGTCGGCGGGGAGAACTACGGGCAGGGCTCCTCCCGCGAACACGCGGCCATCGCCCCGTACTACCTCGGGCTGCGGCTGGTCCTCGCGAAGTCCTTCGCGCGGATCCACTGGCAGAACCTCGTCAACTTCGGAATCCTGCCGCTGGAGTTCACGGATCCGGGGGACTACGACTCAGTCGCCGCCGGCGACGAGCTGCGCCTGAGCGACGTGCCCGACACTCTCGGCGGGCACCACGAGCTCACGGTGCACAACGCCACCCGCGACGAGGACTACCCCGCGCGGCACCGGCTCTCCGCGCGGCAGGTGGAGATGGTGCTCGCCGGCGGGCTCATCCCGTTGCTACGCACGACCTGA
- a CDS encoding DoxX family protein: MSTTTRPVPATAPRTQDEIVTRAGVRRVLALARVVIGFTFLWAFLDKLFGLGYSTPAAGAWINGGTPAQGYISGIDGPFAGFFGIFANPFGDALFMVGLAAIGIALIAGAGLRIAAVTGTLLMLFMFMADLPAATAVVDGDLVRGSTNPIVDSHWHEALLLIIPAVTLAGDTWGAGRWWARTPLVRRHRWLR; encoded by the coding sequence ATGAGCACCACCACTCGCCCGGTCCCCGCCACGGCGCCGCGGACCCAGGATGAGATCGTCACCCGCGCGGGCGTTCGCAGGGTGCTCGCCCTCGCCCGCGTCGTCATCGGCTTCACATTCCTGTGGGCATTCCTCGACAAGCTGTTCGGGCTCGGATATTCGACGCCGGCGGCCGGCGCCTGGATCAACGGCGGCACTCCCGCCCAGGGATACATCTCCGGAATCGACGGACCCTTCGCCGGATTCTTCGGCATCTTCGCCAACCCCTTCGGTGACGCATTGTTCATGGTGGGTCTGGCCGCCATCGGAATCGCGCTCATCGCGGGGGCCGGCCTGCGGATCGCGGCGGTGACGGGCACCCTGCTCATGCTCTTCATGTTCATGGCCGATCTGCCGGCCGCCACCGCGGTCGTCGACGGCGACCTGGTCCGGGGATCGACCAACCCGATCGTCGACTCCCACTGGCACGAGGCCCTGCTGCTCATCATCCCCGCCGTCACCCTCGCCGGGGACACGTGGGGCGCGGGCCGCTGGTGGGCGCGCACGCCCCTCGTGCGCCGGCACCGCTGGCTCCGCTGA
- a CDS encoding LacI family DNA-binding transcriptional regulator — translation MARSVTLHDVARAAGVSLATASRVLNGSERKVAATYRDRVLAAARDLQYTPNLSAQAVARGRSNSIGLVVADIVDPYFAAIAAGAMSAADEADEAGLVVTISVTDRDPARELSTVHALRGHRPRALLLAGSRPTDPAADAALEAELRHFADTGGRVVLIAESTIDFPSVRLANHAGALDLGRALHGLGYRRAAVLTGPAGLITPSERARGFIDGFGPARIYREDFSRDGGHRAARRLLDDLDGTAERGPSDVDLVFAASDVMAVGAMTALREAGRAPGRDLGVAGFDDVATIRDITPALTTVRVPLEAMGSAAVTLALGEHERPDPVHIAGEVVLRESTPARRA, via the coding sequence ATGGCGAGATCGGTGACGCTTCACGACGTGGCCCGGGCGGCCGGCGTGTCGTTGGCGACCGCCTCGCGCGTGCTCAACGGCAGCGAGCGCAAGGTTGCGGCGACCTACCGCGACCGGGTGCTCGCCGCGGCGCGGGACCTGCAGTACACCCCGAACCTCTCGGCCCAGGCCGTGGCGCGTGGCCGGTCGAACAGCATCGGGCTCGTGGTCGCCGACATCGTCGACCCCTACTTCGCCGCCATCGCCGCCGGCGCGATGAGCGCCGCCGACGAGGCCGACGAGGCCGGCCTCGTCGTGACCATCTCGGTCACGGACCGCGATCCGGCCCGGGAGCTGAGCACCGTGCACGCCCTGCGCGGCCATCGGCCCCGCGCGCTCCTGCTCGCCGGTTCCCGCCCCACGGACCCGGCGGCGGACGCCGCGCTCGAGGCCGAGCTGCGCCACTTCGCCGACACCGGCGGCCGGGTCGTGCTCATCGCCGAGTCGACGATCGACTTCCCCTCCGTCCGCCTCGCCAACCATGCGGGGGCACTCGACCTCGGCCGGGCGCTGCACGGCCTCGGATACCGCCGGGCCGCCGTGCTCACCGGCCCGGCCGGGCTCATCACCCCGAGCGAGCGTGCGCGCGGATTCATCGACGGCTTCGGCCCCGCCCGGATCTATCGGGAGGACTTCAGCCGCGACGGCGGCCACCGCGCCGCCCGCCGCCTCCTCGACGACCTCGATGGCACCGCGGAGCGCGGGCCGAGCGACGTCGACCTCGTCTTCGCCGCGAGCGACGTCATGGCCGTGGGGGCGATGACGGCGCTGCGGGAGGCCGGCCGCGCGCCCGGCCGGGATCTCGGCGTGGCCGGCTTCGACGACGTCGCCACCATCCGCGACATCACCCCGGCACTGACCACGGTGCGCGTGCCGCTCGAGGCGATGGGCAGCGCCGCCGTCACCCTGGCCCTCGGCGAGCACGAACGACCCGATCCGGTTCACATCGCGGGCGAGGTCGTACTGCGCGAGAGCACCCCCGCCCGACGCGCCTGA
- a CDS encoding Gfo/Idh/MocA family protein yields MREIGIIMNGATGRMGYRQHLLRSILTIRDEGGVELSDGSRVQVVPMLVGRTESKLAELARRHDLEHYTTDLDAALADPRWQIYSDFLVTKARVPALKKAIAAGKDIYTEKPTAETFTEALELARLARAAGVKNGVVHDKLYLPGLRKLARLVESGFFGRILSVRGEFGYWVFEGDWHPAQRPSWNYRSEDGGGIIVDMFPHWNYVLENLFGRVTSVYAHATTEIPERVDEHGATYRATADDAAYAVFELEGGITAQLNSSWTTRVNRDELVEFQVDGTLGSAVVGLFGCKIQPRTATPQPVWNPDVPDAIDYDATWVEVPDNATFENGFKVQWEEFLRHVLEGGPNPYDFLSGARGVLLAEEGLRSSSTGTRIALPEVTL; encoded by the coding sequence GTGCGCGAGATCGGCATCATCATGAACGGGGCGACCGGCCGAATGGGCTATCGCCAGCACCTGCTGCGATCGATCCTGACGATCCGCGACGAGGGCGGGGTCGAACTGTCCGACGGCAGCCGCGTCCAGGTCGTGCCGATGCTCGTGGGGCGCACCGAGTCCAAGCTGGCGGAGCTCGCGCGCCGTCACGACCTCGAGCACTACACGACCGACCTCGACGCTGCGCTGGCCGACCCGCGCTGGCAGATCTACTCCGACTTCCTCGTGACCAAGGCCCGCGTGCCGGCGCTCAAGAAGGCGATCGCCGCGGGCAAGGACATCTACACCGAGAAGCCGACCGCCGAGACCTTCACCGAGGCGCTCGAGCTCGCCCGGCTCGCCCGCGCCGCCGGGGTCAAGAACGGCGTGGTGCACGACAAGCTGTACCTGCCGGGGCTGCGCAAGCTCGCCCGGCTCGTGGAATCGGGCTTCTTCGGGCGGATCCTCTCCGTGCGCGGTGAATTCGGGTACTGGGTGTTCGAGGGCGACTGGCACCCGGCGCAGCGGCCGAGCTGGAACTACCGCAGCGAGGACGGTGGCGGCATCATCGTCGACATGTTCCCCCACTGGAACTACGTGCTCGAGAACCTCTTCGGCCGGGTCACGAGCGTGTACGCCCACGCCACGACCGAGATCCCCGAGCGCGTGGACGAGCACGGGGCCACGTATCGTGCGACGGCCGACGACGCCGCCTACGCCGTGTTCGAGCTCGAGGGCGGCATCACCGCCCAGCTCAACTCGAGCTGGACCACCCGCGTCAACCGCGACGAGCTCGTGGAGTTCCAGGTCGACGGCACGCTCGGCTCGGCGGTCGTGGGCCTGTTCGGCTGCAAGATCCAGCCGCGCACGGCCACGCCGCAGCCGGTGTGGAACCCGGACGTGCCCGACGCGATCGACTACGACGCCACGTGGGTCGAGGTTCCCGACAACGCCACGTTCGAGAACGGCTTCAAGGTGCAGTGGGAGGAGTTCCTGCGGCACGTGCTCGAGGGCGGACCGAACCCCTACGACTTCCTCTCCGGCGCCCGCGGGGTGCTGCTCGCCGAGGAGGGCCTGCGCAGCTCGAGCACCGGTACCCGGATCGCCCTGCCCGAGGTGACGCTGTGA
- a CDS encoding dihydrodipicolinate synthase family protein, translated as MTDLHLLDETGAVTSVPAAAPAGHAKPAGDLRSRTVFAAAHVVPEPWADNTPGRPAEIDWDATLAFRHHLWSWGLGVADAMDTAQRNMGLDDAATRELIRRSAAEAASVGGQLVVGVNTDHVADEVIGLDDVASAFRRQLTHAEDCGAGVVLMSSRHLARAAERPADYERVYGEVLAAAGAPVVLHWLGEAFDPALRGYFGSTYWRVAADTLVRIIEAAPEKVRGVKMSLLDAASELAVRRRLPATATMFTGDDYHYVDLIGGDGPDGSDHSDALLGAFAALGPSASAAVQALDAGDEAAYRRILGPTEALSQQIFAAPTMYYKTGVVFMSWLNGHQQAFSMIGGLHSARSLPHLSRIVELANACGALERPELAARRWNDYLAVHGITAGGAR; from the coding sequence GTGACGGACCTGCACCTCCTCGACGAGACCGGCGCGGTCACGAGTGTGCCGGCCGCCGCACCGGCCGGCCACGCCAAGCCCGCCGGCGACCTGCGCTCGCGGACGGTCTTCGCCGCCGCGCACGTCGTGCCCGAGCCGTGGGCGGACAACACCCCCGGCCGACCGGCCGAGATCGACTGGGACGCGACCCTCGCCTTCCGTCATCACCTGTGGTCGTGGGGCCTCGGCGTGGCCGACGCCATGGACACGGCCCAGCGGAACATGGGCCTGGACGACGCGGCCACCCGTGAGCTCATCCGCCGCAGCGCGGCCGAGGCGGCGAGCGTGGGCGGACAGCTCGTCGTCGGGGTGAACACCGACCACGTGGCCGACGAGGTGATCGGGCTCGACGACGTGGCGAGCGCGTTCCGCCGCCAGCTCACCCACGCCGAGGACTGCGGTGCCGGGGTCGTGCTCATGAGCAGCCGGCACCTGGCCCGCGCGGCCGAAAGGCCGGCCGACTACGAGCGGGTCTACGGCGAGGTGCTCGCGGCCGCGGGCGCCCCGGTCGTGCTCCACTGGCTCGGCGAGGCGTTCGACCCGGCCCTGCGCGGCTACTTCGGCTCGACCTACTGGCGGGTCGCGGCCGACACCCTCGTGCGGATCATCGAGGCGGCGCCCGAGAAGGTGCGGGGCGTGAAGATGAGCCTGCTCGATGCCGCCTCCGAACTCGCGGTACGCCGGCGACTGCCGGCCACCGCCACGATGTTCACCGGCGACGACTACCACTACGTCGACCTCATCGGCGGGGACGGCCCGGACGGGTCGGACCATTCCGACGCCCTGCTCGGCGCGTTCGCGGCCCTCGGCCCCTCGGCCTCGGCCGCGGTCCAGGCCCTCGACGCCGGAGACGAGGCGGCCTACCGGCGCATCCTCGGCCCGACCGAGGCGCTCTCCCAGCAGATCTTCGCCGCGCCCACGATGTATTACAAGACCGGGGTCGTGTTCATGTCGTGGCTCAACGGGCACCAACAGGCCTTCTCGATGATCGGCGGGCTGCACAGCGCCCGGAGCCTGCCGCACCTGTCGAGGATCGTCGAGCTCGCCAACGCGTGCGGGGCGCTCGAGCGGCCCGAGCTCGCGGCCCGGCGTTGGAACGACTACCTCGCCGTCCACGGGATCACCGCCGGGGGTGCGCGATGA